From a single Miscanthus floridulus cultivar M001 chromosome 8, ASM1932011v1, whole genome shotgun sequence genomic region:
- the LOC136472619 gene encoding transcription factor bHLH94-like isoform X1 — MALEAVVFSEGLFGCWTMPAPAPAENVSGGGMEGMIMDLEGGTAAAYRDDVSPGACVMMQGAEGPVGSSGNAGAPAAGTDFVAHHHHHHQEQVAAAAAAATKMSSPLPAAARRKRRRTRNVKNREEVDSQRMTHIAVERNRRKQMNEYLAVLRSLMPPSYVQRVGACSGDQASIIGGAINYAKELEQLLQSLEARKHARHDLHAAPAVPLAAFFTFPQYAMSAGGARSTATATTENTTLRPEGHRDGKKNSADDADASDDAAAAASGSRPSDVADIEVTMVESHANLKVLSRWRPRQVLRLVAGLQGHRLAVLHLNVTSAGPMALYSLSLKVEDDCAPASVDDIAAAVHRIVEAIEQEEQEHFRDGSCGERAHRLIGSRVVE; from the exons ATGGCGCTGGAGGCAGTGGTGTTCTCTGAAGGACTCTTTGGCTGCTGGACCATGCCGGCTCCGGCTCCAGCAGAAAATGTGAGTGGCGGGGGCATGGAGGGGATGATCATGGACTTGGAAGGGGGCACCGCCGCCGCCTACAGGGACGACGTGAGCCCAGGTGCCTGCGTGATGATGCAAGGGGCTGAGGGCCCGGTCGGCAGCTCTGGCAATGCAGGTGCACCTGCAGCTGGTACTGACTTTgttgcccaccaccaccaccaccaccaggagCAGGTGGCAGCAGCCGCGGCAGCGGCAACGAAGATGTCGTCGCCGCTGCCGGCAGCAGCGAGGCGGAAGCGGCGCAGGACGAGGAACGTCAAGAACAGGGAGGAGGTTGACAGCCAGCGGATGACCCACATCGCCGTCGAGCGCAACCGCCGCAAACAGATGAACGAGTACCTCGCCGTGCTCCGCTCCCTCATGCCGCCGTCCTACGTACAAAGGGTAGGAGCTTGTAGT GGCGACCAGGCGTCCATAATTGGCGGCGCCATCAACTACGCCAAGGAGCTGGAGCAGCTGCTGCAGTCCCTGGAGGCGCGGAAACACGCCCGCCACGACCTCCACGCCGCGCCGGCGGTGCCCTTGGCTGCCTTCTTCACCTTCCCGCAGTACGCGATGAGCGCCGGTGGCGCCcggtccaccgccaccgccaccaccgagaACACGACACTCCGACCAGAAGGTCACCGCGACGGGAAGAAGAATAGTGCCGACGACGCGGACGCCAGCGACgatgccgctgctgctgcttcggGATCGAGGCCATCGGACGTGGCGGACATTGAGGTGACCATGGTGGAGAGCCATGCCAACCTGAAGGTGCTGTCCCGGTGGCGACCGAGGCAGGTGCTGCGCCTGGTCGCCGGGCTGCAGGGCCACCGCCTCGCCGTGCTGCACCTCAACGTCACCAGCGCCGGCCCGATGGCGCTCTACTCTCTCAGCCTCAAG GTGGAAGACGACTGCGCGCCCGCGTCGGTGGACGACATCGCGGCGGCTGTCCACCGCATCGTGGAGGCGATCGAGCAAGAGGAGCAGGAGCATTTTCGAGATGGTAGCTGCGGCGAGCGAGCTCATCGCCTCATCGGATCACGGGTTGTTGAATAG
- the LOC136472619 gene encoding transcription factor bHLH94-like isoform X2, with protein sequence MALEAVVFSEGLFGCWTMPAPAPAENVSGGGMEGMIMDLEGGTAAAYRDDVSPGACVMMQGAEGPVGSSGNAGAPAAGTDFVAHHHHHHQEQVAAAAAAATKMSSPLPAAARRKRRRTRNVKNREEVDSQRMTHIAVERNRRKQMNEYLAVLRSLMPPSYVQRGDQASIIGGAINYAKELEQLLQSLEARKHARHDLHAAPAVPLAAFFTFPQYAMSAGGARSTATATTENTTLRPEGHRDGKKNSADDADASDDAAAAASGSRPSDVADIEVTMVESHANLKVLSRWRPRQVLRLVAGLQGHRLAVLHLNVTSAGPMALYSLSLKVEDDCAPASVDDIAAAVHRIVEAIEQEEQEHFRDGSCGERAHRLIGSRVVE encoded by the exons ATGGCGCTGGAGGCAGTGGTGTTCTCTGAAGGACTCTTTGGCTGCTGGACCATGCCGGCTCCGGCTCCAGCAGAAAATGTGAGTGGCGGGGGCATGGAGGGGATGATCATGGACTTGGAAGGGGGCACCGCCGCCGCCTACAGGGACGACGTGAGCCCAGGTGCCTGCGTGATGATGCAAGGGGCTGAGGGCCCGGTCGGCAGCTCTGGCAATGCAGGTGCACCTGCAGCTGGTACTGACTTTgttgcccaccaccaccaccaccaccaggagCAGGTGGCAGCAGCCGCGGCAGCGGCAACGAAGATGTCGTCGCCGCTGCCGGCAGCAGCGAGGCGGAAGCGGCGCAGGACGAGGAACGTCAAGAACAGGGAGGAGGTTGACAGCCAGCGGATGACCCACATCGCCGTCGAGCGCAACCGCCGCAAACAGATGAACGAGTACCTCGCCGTGCTCCGCTCCCTCATGCCGCCGTCCTACGTACAAAGG GGCGACCAGGCGTCCATAATTGGCGGCGCCATCAACTACGCCAAGGAGCTGGAGCAGCTGCTGCAGTCCCTGGAGGCGCGGAAACACGCCCGCCACGACCTCCACGCCGCGCCGGCGGTGCCCTTGGCTGCCTTCTTCACCTTCCCGCAGTACGCGATGAGCGCCGGTGGCGCCcggtccaccgccaccgccaccaccgagaACACGACACTCCGACCAGAAGGTCACCGCGACGGGAAGAAGAATAGTGCCGACGACGCGGACGCCAGCGACgatgccgctgctgctgcttcggGATCGAGGCCATCGGACGTGGCGGACATTGAGGTGACCATGGTGGAGAGCCATGCCAACCTGAAGGTGCTGTCCCGGTGGCGACCGAGGCAGGTGCTGCGCCTGGTCGCCGGGCTGCAGGGCCACCGCCTCGCCGTGCTGCACCTCAACGTCACCAGCGCCGGCCCGATGGCGCTCTACTCTCTCAGCCTCAAG GTGGAAGACGACTGCGCGCCCGCGTCGGTGGACGACATCGCGGCGGCTGTCCACCGCATCGTGGAGGCGATCGAGCAAGAGGAGCAGGAGCATTTTCGAGATGGTAGCTGCGGCGAGCGAGCTCATCGCCTCATCGGATCACGGGTTGTTGAATAG